In Bacillus sp. NP247, one DNA window encodes the following:
- a CDS encoding DUF402 domain-containing protein has protein sequence MGFPKEGEKVQIHSYKHNGSIHRMWEETTILKGTQSLVIGANDRTVVTESDGRTWITREPAICYFHANYWFNVIGMLREEGVYYYCNLSSPFAYDSEALKYIDYDLDIKVYPDMTYTLLDEDEYEKHSQIMQYPPVIDTILKRNVAHLTQWIHQRKGPFAPDFVDMWYERYLMYRN, from the coding sequence ATGGGATTTCCCAAAGAAGGAGAAAAGGTACAAATACATAGTTATAAACATAATGGCTCCATTCATAGAATGTGGGAAGAGACAACGATTTTAAAAGGGACGCAGAGCCTTGTGATCGGAGCGAATGATCGTACAGTAGTTACGGAATCAGATGGCCGAACATGGATTACTCGCGAACCTGCGATTTGTTACTTTCATGCCAACTATTGGTTTAATGTGATTGGAATGCTAAGGGAAGAAGGAGTATATTATTATTGTAATTTAAGTTCTCCTTTTGCATATGACTCTGAGGCATTAAAGTATATCGATTACGATTTAGATATTAAAGTGTATCCGGATATGACATATACACTTTTAGATGAAGATGAGTATGAGAAGCATAGCCAAATCATGCAGTATCCACCTGTTATTGATACAATTTTAAAACGAAATGTAGCACATCTAACACAGTGGATTCATCAAAGAAAAGGTCCATTCGCACCGGATTTCGTAGATATGTGGTACGAAAGATATTTAATGTACAGAAATTAA
- the hemL gene encoding glutamate-1-semialdehyde-2,1-aminomutase, with the protein MNFTKSEALHKEALEHIVGGVNSPSRSFKAVGGGSPVAMERGKGAYFWDVDGNKYIDYLAAYGPIITGHAHPHVTEAIKTAAENGVLYGTPTALEVKFAKMLKEAMPALDKVRFVNSGTESVMTTIRVARAYTGRTKIMKFAGCYHGHSDLVLVAAGSGPSTLGIPDSAGVPQSIAQEVITVPFNNVETLKEALDKWGHEVAAILVEPIVGNFGIVEPKPGFLEKVNELVHEAGALVIYDEVITAFRFMYGGAQDLLGVTPDLTALGKVIGGGLPIGAYGGKKEIMEQVAPLGPAYQAGTMAGNPASMASGIACLEVLQQKGVYEKLDELGAMLEKGILEQATKHNIDITVNRLKGALTVYFTTNTIEDYDAAKNTDGEMFGRFFKLMLQEGINLAPSKYEAWFLTTEHTKEDIEYTIEAVGRAFAALADNK; encoded by the coding sequence GTGAATTTCACGAAATCAGAAGCGTTACATAAAGAAGCTTTAGAACATATCGTTGGTGGTGTTAATAGTCCTTCTCGCTCTTTTAAAGCAGTTGGAGGCGGTTCCCCTGTTGCAATGGAACGCGGGAAAGGTGCTTATTTCTGGGATGTAGACGGAAATAAATATATCGACTATTTAGCAGCGTATGGCCCTATTATTACTGGACATGCTCACCCACACGTAACAGAAGCAATTAAAACAGCGGCTGAAAACGGCGTACTATATGGTACTCCAACAGCATTAGAAGTAAAGTTCGCAAAAATGTTAAAAGAAGCAATGCCCGCTTTAGATAAAGTTCGCTTCGTAAACTCTGGTACAGAATCCGTTATGACAACCATTCGTGTCGCTCGTGCTTACACTGGCCGCACAAAAATTATGAAATTCGCTGGTTGTTACCACGGTCATTCCGATTTAGTACTTGTAGCAGCTGGCTCTGGTCCTTCTACTCTTGGAATTCCTGATTCAGCTGGTGTGCCACAAAGTATCGCTCAAGAAGTTATTACTGTTCCATTTAATAATGTAGAAACTTTAAAAGAAGCGTTAGATAAATGGGGACATGAAGTAGCAGCTATCCTTGTAGAGCCAATCGTTGGAAACTTCGGTATCGTTGAGCCAAAACCTGGCTTCCTTGAAAAAGTTAATGAACTTGTTCACGAAGCTGGTGCACTAGTAATTTATGATGAAGTTATTACTGCTTTCCGCTTTATGTACGGTGGTGCTCAAGACTTACTTGGCGTGACACCAGACTTAACAGCACTTGGTAAAGTTATCGGCGGCGGACTTCCAATTGGTGCTTACGGTGGTAAGAAAGAAATTATGGAACAAGTTGCACCGCTCGGCCCTGCATACCAAGCAGGTACAATGGCAGGAAACCCTGCTTCTATGGCATCAGGTATCGCTTGCTTAGAAGTACTTCAACAAAAAGGCGTATACGAGAAATTAGATGAACTTGGCGCAATGCTTGAAAAAGGAATTTTAGAACAAGCTACAAAACATAACATCGATATTACAGTAAACCGCCTAAAGGGTGCATTAACTGTATACTTCACGACAAATACAATTGAAGATTACGATGCAGCCAAAAATACAGATGGTGAAATGTTCGGTAGATTCTTCAAGCTTATGCTTCAAGAAGGTATTAATTTAGCACCATCTAAATATGAAGCATGGTTCTTAACGACAGAACATACAAAAGAAGATATCGAATATACAATTGAAGCTGTTGGAAGAGCATTTGCTGCTTTAGCAGACAATAAATAA
- a CDS encoding YgaB family protein: MNDFDKLVGEQLETMDELLKLQSHLEKYQQIEMSGRDTCDKKELHFIRQEIYRTEIALKLLHEKFEQQTNNVIQSFETEKIISN; encoded by the coding sequence ATGAACGATTTTGATAAGTTGGTAGGAGAGCAGTTGGAAACGATGGATGAGCTTTTAAAGTTACAATCACATTTAGAGAAGTATCAGCAAATTGAAATGAGTGGAAGGGATACGTGCGATAAAAAAGAATTGCATTTTATCCGTCAAGAAATATACAGAACAGAAATAGCATTAAAACTTTTGCATGAAAAATTTGAACAGCAAACGAATAATGTGATTCAATCTTTTGAAACCGAAAAAATAATTTCAAATTAA
- a CDS encoding gamma-type small acid-soluble spore protein, giving the protein MSKKQQGYNKATSGASIQSTNASYGTEFATETNVQAVKQANAQSEAQKAQASAAQSANASYGTEFATETDVHAVKKQNAQSAAKQSQSSSSNQ; this is encoded by the coding sequence ATGAGTAAAAAACAACAAGGTTATAATAAGGCAACTTCTGGTGCTAGCATTCAAAGTACAAATGCTAGCTATGGTACAGAGTTTGCAACTGAAACGAATGTACAAGCAGTAAAACAAGCGAACGCACAATCAGAGGCACAGAAAGCACAAGCTTCTGCTGCTCAAAGTGCAAATGCTAGTTATGGTACAGAGTTTGCAACTGAAACAGATGTGCATGCAGTGAAAAAACAAAATGCACAATCAGCTGCAAAACAATCACAATCTTCTAGCTCAAATCAGTAA
- a CDS encoding aromatic acid exporter family protein, whose product MKLGARILKTGIAITLALFACILLQLPSPVFAGISAIFAVQPSVYRSYLTALEQIQANVIGAVFAIVFATAFGHNPFIIGLTCILVIALTLQLRLEKTISIALVTVIAIMEYQGEDFFNFALLRFATIMIGIIAASLVNLVFMPPKYETKLYHRIVDNTEEIVKWIRMNSRQASDFTTLKTDIDRMKEKMIKLNHYYLLYKEERSYTKKIQFAKIRKLVLFRQMLATTSRALSTLKSLHRTENELRYMPEEFQESIQNELDSLTHYHEQVLLKFIGKAKKQQSVEMLDEVETGKQELIDIFMDYQNKDDEEAYKIWLHLFPLISSIINYSEEVEHLDLLVDSFYTYHKPESELKIEDKKEDE is encoded by the coding sequence ATGAAACTTGGTGCTCGCATTTTAAAAACGGGTATTGCCATTACATTAGCTTTATTTGCTTGTATTTTACTTCAATTACCGAGTCCAGTATTTGCGGGAATCTCAGCTATCTTTGCTGTTCAACCGTCTGTATACCGCTCGTATTTAACTGCTCTTGAGCAAATTCAAGCAAACGTAATTGGTGCGGTATTCGCTATCGTATTTGCTACTGCTTTTGGACATAATCCTTTTATTATTGGATTAACGTGTATATTAGTAATTGCTCTTACTTTACAGTTACGCTTAGAAAAAACAATATCAATCGCTTTAGTAACGGTTATCGCCATTATGGAGTATCAAGGCGAAGATTTCTTTAATTTTGCCTTACTTCGATTCGCGACGATTATGATTGGAATTATTGCGGCTTCACTTGTAAATTTAGTATTTATGCCGCCAAAATATGAAACAAAACTTTACCATCGCATCGTTGATAATACAGAGGAAATTGTTAAATGGATTCGTATGAACAGTAGGCAAGCTTCTGATTTTACAACGCTAAAAACCGATATTGATCGCATGAAAGAAAAAATGATTAAACTAAATCATTACTATTTGCTTTATAAAGAAGAAAGAAGCTATACGAAAAAAATACAATTCGCGAAAATTCGTAAGCTCGTTTTATTCAGACAAATGTTAGCGACAACAAGCCGTGCTTTAAGCACGTTAAAGTCATTACATCGCACTGAAAATGAACTGCGCTATATGCCAGAAGAGTTTCAGGAATCTATTCAAAACGAACTTGATTCATTAACGCATTATCACGAACAAGTGTTATTAAAATTTATTGGTAAAGCAAAGAAACAACAATCCGTTGAGATGCTTGATGAAGTTGAAACAGGTAAACAAGAATTGATTGATATCTTTATGGATTATCAAAATAAGGACGATGAGGAAGCATATAAAATATGGTTACACCTCTTCCCTCTTATTTCTTCAATTATTAACTACAGTGAGGAAGTAGAGCATTTAGATTTACTTGTGGATAGCTTCTACACATACCATAAACCAGAGAGTGAACTCAAAATCGAAGATAAAAAAGAAGACGAATAA
- a CDS encoding glutamate synthase-related protein, translating into MLNKKNKWTPSLFRNYKNAEHDACGIVSVMEKRRIPTKENIDLCIQSLVKMNHRAGFINGEGDGIGIHIDMPKALWNEKLKSSGYNPTIVDHPHFIVGHFFLNKKENIAELKDYIRMQLNNEKFTIVLENDDVINSDALGPLGKQEEPLFWQIALIAESKVKNIEQTLFSVTIKIEENEAIHVASLSHEHVVYKVLGAGDTLVAYYNDLQHPLIASTMTLGHNRYSTNTLSNFFRVQPFSILGHNGEINTIAKLRDQAEMIQVPLTAGGSDSQDLNRTLETLLVQYNYSLFEAMDILFPPIINEIKLYETNLQNLYTYIREAWGHFAQGPAGIISRYKDEAVFSVDSLGLRPVWKVETESSHIFSSEPGVVSPTEYVAEPKPLAPGEKVGLKWNEQDELVLYEYDNYQIEVYNRFKKRIDVSNYHLNLSIPETKETEGLCDSVQVETKQYVAFGWDREHIQLLEQMATKGVEPIRSLGHDSPLAALDTDRRNIADFIKESVAVVTNPAIDRDREVEHFSTRTVLGERPGLLDNSKQPFIIEMLSPIILEGNSAQSIAADLNTITYEQLIQLFITHSSGSTISVTFSPSETLQSALNRISSEAIVAVKNGASLLLLDDAKSHQNGLLWIDPHLVTAKVHQALTENKLRRKCSLVIRSGALRSLHDIVTLYGLGADGINPYLLFATVNDGTKAPIANLYTALNKGLEKVISTIGIHELRGYGRLFSSIGLHEEIANILQITNFCGSNNLAFSLESLAEDAKTRADDYNNPKVRMRKSFHIFPRIWKAIGDVAKGNSYDDYREKLSELEENTPIAIRHLVQTKQAQHVVPAEEVSIGIHNHDLPFIISSMSFGSQNEIAFRAYAEAADQLNMISLNGEGGEIKDMIGKYPHTRGQQVASGRFGVNAELLNSSNLIEIKIGQGAKPGEGGHLPGSKVTAKIAEARNATIGSDLISPSNNHDIYSIEDLAQMITEIKTANHLAKVAVKVPVVPNIGTIAVGIAKAGADFINISGFDGGTGAARIHALQHVGLPVEIGVKAAHNALLEAGMRHKVEIWADGGIRSVNDALKIMLLGANRIGFGTLSMIAIGCTTCRGCHLDTCHVGIATQIESEAQAKEHGLRRFVPRELESAVTGLLSLFTTFGTELKRLTGQLGYTNLQDIIGRSDLLEQTRGKDLLDLRNLLQTIEDSSLKITASVQEKLFETTNSLQSKELVSIGVEQRVMGGLESCYRIRSKLYENTHLEPLTLKYTNGSVPGNGLGAYNSENLFIHVNGGAQDGIGKTSFGGGIYITKAKGKDGTYYNGSVGKGFGYGAQKGALYVQGNADARAGIRLSGADMIIGGRITKPLREKEQGNIGVYSNIKGFAFEYMTNGRALVLGDPGPWICAGMTGGVVYLRHEPKLGLTEHALKRRIAKGANVTLQPISKNGLQDVNELLLDYIRVLNEHEQYEEVALLTPLLDDIQLHFFEVIPKKEQADPSISTE; encoded by the coding sequence ATGCTCAATAAAAAAAATAAATGGACACCGTCTTTATTTCGGAATTATAAAAATGCAGAACATGATGCGTGTGGAATCGTTTCCGTTATGGAAAAACGAAGAATTCCTACCAAAGAAAACATCGACCTTTGTATACAATCACTAGTCAAAATGAATCATAGAGCTGGTTTTATTAATGGCGAAGGGGATGGTATCGGAATTCATATCGACATGCCAAAAGCACTTTGGAATGAAAAACTGAAAAGTAGCGGATATAATCCAACGATTGTGGATCATCCCCACTTTATCGTTGGACATTTTTTTCTAAACAAAAAAGAAAACATCGCTGAGTTAAAAGATTACATTCGTATGCAACTAAACAATGAAAAATTTACAATTGTTCTCGAAAATGATGATGTAATAAACTCAGATGCACTCGGTCCTCTTGGTAAACAAGAAGAACCTTTATTTTGGCAAATTGCCCTTATCGCCGAAAGTAAAGTTAAAAATATTGAACAAACATTATTTTCTGTAACAATAAAAATCGAAGAAAATGAAGCAATTCATGTTGCCTCATTAAGTCATGAACATGTTGTATATAAAGTTCTCGGTGCTGGCGATACACTCGTTGCTTATTACAATGATTTACAACACCCACTTATCGCTTCAACTATGACACTAGGACATAATCGCTATTCTACTAATACATTATCTAATTTTTTTCGTGTACAACCATTTAGCATTCTCGGACATAATGGCGAAATTAACACGATTGCAAAATTACGCGATCAAGCTGAAATGATTCAAGTACCACTTACTGCCGGGGGGAGTGATTCCCAAGATTTAAATCGCACCTTAGAAACCCTTCTCGTTCAGTATAACTACAGTTTATTTGAAGCAATGGATATATTATTTCCACCAATTATTAATGAAATAAAACTTTACGAAACAAACTTACAAAACTTATACACTTATATACGTGAGGCTTGGGGGCATTTCGCACAAGGTCCAGCTGGTATTATTTCACGTTATAAAGATGAAGCTGTTTTCAGTGTCGATTCTCTTGGATTACGCCCAGTTTGGAAAGTAGAGACAGAGAGCTCCCATATTTTCTCTTCTGAACCTGGAGTTGTATCACCAACTGAATATGTAGCAGAGCCGAAACCACTCGCTCCTGGAGAAAAAGTTGGATTAAAATGGAATGAGCAAGATGAGCTCGTTCTCTATGAATACGACAATTATCAAATTGAAGTATATAACCGGTTTAAGAAACGAATCGATGTTAGCAATTATCATTTAAACTTATCTATCCCTGAAACGAAAGAAACTGAGGGATTATGTGATTCTGTTCAAGTTGAAACAAAGCAATACGTTGCTTTCGGCTGGGATCGAGAACATATTCAGCTCCTTGAACAGATGGCAACAAAAGGCGTCGAACCAATTCGGTCACTTGGGCACGACTCACCACTTGCGGCACTTGATACAGATAGACGAAATATTGCTGATTTCATTAAGGAAAGTGTGGCCGTTGTTACAAATCCAGCAATCGATCGTGATCGAGAAGTTGAACACTTCTCCACACGTACTGTACTCGGAGAGCGTCCAGGTTTATTAGATAACTCTAAACAACCATTTATAATCGAGATGCTTTCACCCATTATTTTAGAAGGAAATTCAGCTCAATCTATCGCGGCAGACTTAAACACGATTACGTACGAACAACTTATACAGCTATTCATTACTCATAGCTCTGGTTCTACAATTTCAGTTACATTTAGTCCATCAGAAACTTTACAAAGCGCATTAAATCGAATTAGTTCCGAAGCGATAGTAGCGGTTAAAAATGGGGCTTCCCTACTATTATTAGATGACGCTAAATCTCATCAAAATGGACTATTATGGATTGATCCACATTTAGTTACTGCTAAAGTACATCAAGCATTAACTGAAAATAAATTACGCCGGAAATGCTCTCTCGTTATACGTTCCGGTGCCCTTCGCTCCTTACATGATATCGTCACGCTATACGGATTAGGGGCAGATGGTATTAATCCATATTTATTGTTCGCAACGGTAAATGATGGAACAAAAGCACCAATTGCTAATTTGTATACTGCACTTAATAAAGGACTAGAGAAAGTAATTTCAACGATTGGAATTCATGAATTACGCGGTTACGGTCGCCTCTTCTCCTCTATCGGATTACATGAGGAAATCGCAAATATATTACAAATTACAAACTTCTGCGGTTCAAATAATTTAGCTTTTTCACTTGAATCACTTGCTGAAGATGCAAAAACCCGAGCTGATGATTATAACAATCCAAAAGTTAGAATGAGAAAATCATTTCATATATTCCCGCGGATTTGGAAAGCAATTGGTGATGTTGCAAAAGGAAACTCTTATGATGATTACCGCGAAAAGTTAAGTGAATTAGAAGAAAACACTCCCATCGCAATTCGGCACCTTGTTCAAACAAAACAAGCACAGCATGTAGTTCCGGCTGAAGAAGTGTCCATCGGCATTCACAATCATGATTTACCATTTATTATTAGTTCTATGTCATTTGGTTCTCAAAATGAAATTGCCTTTCGCGCATATGCAGAAGCTGCCGATCAGCTAAATATGATTAGTTTGAACGGTGAAGGCGGCGAAATTAAAGATATGATTGGTAAGTACCCACATACACGCGGACAACAAGTTGCATCTGGTCGATTTGGAGTAAACGCTGAACTACTAAATTCATCAAATTTAATTGAAATTAAAATCGGTCAAGGAGCAAAGCCTGGTGAAGGTGGACATTTGCCTGGTTCAAAAGTGACTGCCAAAATTGCGGAAGCACGTAATGCTACAATTGGTTCGGATTTAATTTCACCTTCTAACAACCATGATATTTATTCAATTGAAGACTTGGCTCAAATGATTACAGAAATTAAAACGGCTAATCATCTTGCAAAAGTAGCTGTAAAAGTTCCTGTCGTTCCTAATATCGGAACAATTGCTGTCGGTATCGCAAAAGCTGGCGCTGACTTTATTAACATTAGCGGATTTGACGGCGGAACAGGGGCTGCACGTATTCATGCATTACAACATGTAGGTCTTCCAGTAGAAATCGGTGTTAAAGCTGCTCACAACGCTCTACTAGAAGCAGGTATGAGACATAAAGTAGAAATTTGGGCAGATGGCGGTATTCGAAGTGTAAATGACGCCTTAAAAATCATGCTCCTCGGAGCAAACCGAATCGGATTTGGCACATTATCAATGATTGCAATTGGCTGTACAACTTGCCGTGGTTGTCATCTCGATACGTGCCACGTCGGAATTGCAACACAAATTGAATCTGAAGCTCAAGCGAAAGAACATGGATTACGCCGCTTCGTCCCGCGCGAATTAGAAAGCGCAGTTACAGGGCTATTAAGCCTATTCACTACTTTCGGTACAGAATTGAAACGTTTAACAGGGCAGCTCGGTTACACAAACTTACAAGATATTATCGGACGATCGGATTTATTAGAACAAACTCGAGGAAAGGACTTATTAGACTTACGTAATTTACTACAAACGATAGAAGATTCATCTCTGAAAATAACGGCATCTGTACAAGAAAAACTATTTGAAACAACAAATTCTCTCCAATCAAAAGAATTAGTAAGCATCGGCGTAGAGCAACGCGTAATGGGCGGTCTAGAATCCTGTTATCGTATTCGTAGCAAATTATATGAAAACACTCATCTTGAACCACTTACATTAAAGTATACAAACGGATCTGTTCCCGGAAACGGATTAGGCGCGTACAATAGCGAGAACTTATTTATACACGTAAATGGCGGCGCGCAAGACGGAATTGGAAAAACTTCATTTGGCGGTGGCATTTATATAACGAAAGCAAAAGGAAAAGATGGAACATATTATAACGGTTCTGTCGGAAAAGGATTTGGATACGGCGCTCAAAAAGGTGCATTATACGTGCAAGGTAACGCTGATGCTCGTGCTGGCATTCGCCTTTCTGGAGCAGATATGATAATTGGAGGCAGAATTACAAAACCACTCCGCGAAAAAGAACAAGGAAATATCGGAGTATATTCTAATATAAAAGGATTTGCTTTTGAATATATGACAAATGGTCGCGCTCTTGTTTTAGGAGATCCTGGACCATGGATTTGTGCCGGCATGACTGGTGGTGTTGTTTATTTACGTCATGAGCCAAAATTAGGTTTAACAGAACACGCTTTAAAAAGAAGAATTGCTAAAGGTGCAAATGTAACATTGCAGCCAATTAGTAAAAATGGTTTGCAAGATGTGAATGAATTATTATTAGACTACATTCGTGTATTAAATGAGCATGAACAATATGAAGAAGTCGCTCTATTAACACCATTATTAGATGATATTCAGCTCCACTTTTTTGAGGTCATCCCGAAAAAAGAACAGGCGGACCCATCTATTTCAACTGAATGA
- a CDS encoding ABC transporter ATP-binding protein, with translation MQGIKRYLQFVKPYRWLIAITIIIGLVKFGIPLIMPWLLKYIIDDVIQGTGSLQEKTSQLITAIGIAFFIFAVVRPPIEYYRQYFAQRIANTILYDLRKYIFGHLQKLSLRYYSNTKTGELISRVIHDVEQTKDFVITGLMNVWLDTATIVIAIIVMFSMNIKLTFVALLILPIYVVAVKYFFGRLRKLTKERSQALATMQGYLHERIQGMQVTRSFALEEYERGQFEKRNNEFLTKALTHTNWTARTFSAVNTLTDLGPLLVIGFAAYEVIQGSLTLGTMVAFVGYMDSLYSPLRRLVNSSTTLTQSFASMDRVFELLDEKYDIVNVPNAVQTKRLDGEVIFDNVSFRYNADEKEILHNLSLTMHPGEKVALVGASGGGKSSLASLIPRFYDVSEGAVYIDGIDVRKYDMRNLRSNIGIVLQDNLLFSDTIGANILYGNPKATEAEVISAAKAAQIHDFITELPDGYDTIVGERGVKLSGGQRQRVAIARVFLKNPSLLILDEATSALDLENERYIQEALQTLAADRTTIIIAHRLATITHVDTIIYVEDGEIKEKGSHEELMKKRGFYYNLYQLQHITETAPLA, from the coding sequence GTGCAAGGTATAAAAAGATATTTACAATTTGTTAAACCATATCGATGGCTTATTGCTATTACAATTATTATTGGTCTTGTGAAGTTTGGTATCCCGCTTATTATGCCATGGTTATTAAAGTATATTATTGATGATGTTATTCAAGGCACGGGATCGCTTCAAGAAAAAACGTCTCAATTAATAACTGCAATTGGGATTGCTTTTTTTATTTTTGCAGTAGTAAGACCGCCGATAGAATATTATCGTCAATATTTCGCGCAGCGCATTGCCAATACAATACTATACGATTTACGAAAATACATTTTTGGGCACTTGCAAAAATTGAGCTTACGTTATTATTCGAACACAAAAACAGGGGAGCTTATTTCACGTGTAATCCATGATGTAGAACAAACGAAGGACTTTGTAATTACTGGTCTTATGAATGTCTGGTTAGATACTGCAACAATTGTTATTGCTATTATCGTTATGTTTTCTATGAATATAAAATTAACCTTTGTTGCTTTATTAATCTTACCTATTTATGTAGTTGCAGTGAAATATTTTTTCGGGCGCCTTCGAAAATTGACGAAAGAGCGCTCACAAGCGTTAGCAACTATGCAAGGGTATTTACATGAACGTATTCAAGGAATGCAAGTGACACGTAGTTTTGCATTAGAAGAGTATGAAAGAGGACAGTTTGAAAAGAGAAATAATGAATTTTTAACGAAAGCACTAACTCATACGAATTGGACGGCGAGAACGTTTTCGGCAGTGAATACGTTAACGGATTTAGGGCCATTACTTGTTATTGGTTTTGCGGCGTATGAGGTAATTCAAGGGTCGTTAACACTGGGTACTATGGTTGCTTTTGTTGGATATATGGATAGTTTATATAGTCCGCTTCGTCGCCTTGTTAATTCATCTACAACATTAACACAGTCTTTCGCCTCGATGGATCGAGTGTTTGAATTGTTGGATGAAAAATACGATATTGTTAATGTGCCAAATGCGGTGCAAACGAAAAGGTTAGATGGGGAAGTTATATTTGATAATGTTTCTTTTCGCTATAATGCGGATGAAAAAGAAATATTGCATAATCTGTCATTAACTATGCACCCGGGAGAGAAGGTTGCGCTTGTAGGGGCAAGTGGAGGAGGAAAGTCATCTCTTGCTAGTTTAATTCCGCGCTTCTATGATGTTTCTGAAGGCGCAGTTTATATAGACGGGATAGATGTAAGAAAGTATGATATGAGAAATTTGCGTAGTAATATTGGAATTGTGCTACAAGATAATTTATTATTTAGCGATACAATCGGGGCTAATATTTTATATGGCAATCCGAAAGCTACAGAGGCGGAAGTTATTTCAGCTGCCAAAGCTGCACAAATTCATGATTTTATTACAGAGTTGCCAGACGGCTATGATACTATCGTTGGGGAACGTGGTGTGAAATTATCTGGTGGACAAAGACAGCGTGTAGCAATCGCACGAGTTTTTCTAAAGAATCCATCCTTACTTATATTAGATGAAGCAACTTCAGCTCTAGATTTAGAGAATGAACGATATATTCAAGAGGCACTGCAAACGTTAGCTGCAGATCGGACAACAATTATTATTGCACATCGATTAGCGACGATTACGCATGTCGATACAATTATTTATGTTGAAGATGGTGAAATAAAAGAAAAGGGTTCTCATGAAGAGTTAATGAAAAAGAGGGGATTTTATTACAATCTATATCAACTTCAGCATATAACAGAAACAGCTCCTTTAGCGTAA
- the mutY gene encoding A/G-specific adenine glycosylase: MTLEILNEFNIEQFQNDLIGWFEKEQRDLPWRKNKDPYRVWVSEIMLQQTRVEAVKPYYANFMGKFPTLEALATADDEEVLKAWEGLGYYSRARNLHAAVKEVKEVYGGTVPSDIKEIEKLKGVGPYTKGAILSIAYGIPEPAVDGNVMRVLSRILSVWDDIAKPKTRKVFEEIVREIISIENPSYFNQGLMELGALICIPKNPSCLLCPVREHCRAYAEGVQKELPVKSKAKAPTMVPLVAGVLQTEDGRYVINKRPSTGLLANMWEFPNIELGEGIRNQKQQLTDYMKESFDLSVSIDEYAMNVQHTFTHRTWDIFIFYGKVTGNIVETDTLKFVSKEAFEQLPFSKSHRTIYEKCVEKITMQ, translated from the coding sequence TTGACACTTGAAATATTAAATGAGTTTAACATAGAACAGTTTCAAAATGATTTAATTGGTTGGTTTGAAAAAGAACAACGTGATTTACCGTGGCGAAAAAATAAAGATCCATACCGTGTTTGGGTTTCAGAAATTATGTTACAGCAAACAAGGGTAGAGGCTGTAAAACCATATTACGCAAATTTTATGGGGAAGTTTCCTACGCTTGAAGCGCTAGCAACTGCCGATGATGAAGAAGTATTAAAAGCATGGGAAGGCTTAGGTTATTATTCTAGAGCACGAAATTTACATGCTGCAGTAAAAGAGGTAAAAGAAGTATACGGCGGGACAGTGCCGAGCGATATAAAGGAAATTGAAAAATTAAAAGGAGTGGGACCATATACAAAAGGTGCCATTTTAAGCATTGCATATGGCATACCAGAGCCAGCGGTAGATGGAAATGTTATGCGCGTATTATCTCGTATTTTATCAGTGTGGGATGATATTGCAAAACCGAAGACGAGAAAAGTTTTTGAAGAGATTGTGCGTGAAATTATTTCGATAGAAAATCCATCTTATTTTAACCAAGGTTTGATGGAATTAGGGGCATTAATTTGTATACCGAAAAATCCATCTTGTTTACTTTGTCCTGTACGTGAACATTGCAGAGCGTATGCTGAAGGTGTTCAAAAAGAACTGCCAGTGAAGAGTAAAGCGAAAGCACCTACAATGGTACCACTCGTTGCAGGAGTACTTCAAACTGAAGATGGCCGTTACGTAATTAATAAACGCCCAAGTACGGGATTACTGGCTAATATGTGGGAGTTCCCGAATATTGAACTAGGTGAAGGTATTCGTAATCAGAAACAACAGCTTACGGATTATATGAAGGAGAGCTTTGATCTCTCTGTTTCAATTGATGAATACGCGATGAATGTACAACATACTTTTACACATCGTACTTGGGATATATTTATATTTTACGGAAAAGTAACAGGTAATATTGTCGAAACGGATACACTAAAGTTTGTGTCGAAAGAAGCGTTTGAACAGTTACCTTTCTCGAAATCACATCGTACAATTTATGAAAAGTGTGTTGAGAAAATTACAATGCAATAA